The genome window CGCCGCGCGGTCGGGATCCTCCTCGACCCGCGGCCGTTTCCGACGCGGCGGCTCGACCGGACGCTCCCTGGCCGGCGGTCCCCCCTTATTCTTCGTCGAGGCCGGAGGCTCGTCCCGCTTCGCGGTCCCCGCGGGAACGACGTCCTTCTCCCGATACAGGACGTCGATTCCTCCGAACCGCAGTACGTCTCCCGCCTTCAGCAGCGCCCGCTGGACGACGGCCCCATTGACCTCGATCCCCTGCCCCCCCGCGGCGAGCGCCTCATAGCCGGACTTCGCCCACGCGATCCGGCAATGGAGCACGTCGACCCCCGCCTCGTTCAGGCTGATGTCGTTCGACGAATGGCTCCCGATCGACACGGGCGCCAGCTTCGAGAGCGGGTACCGGTCGATGTCGCCATTCGGATAAAGAATCTTGAGGGACGGCATGCGTAAAGGAGAAGGCTTTCGAGGGACAGGTCAGCGAGAGGGGGACGCGCTCGGAGCGAGGTGGAGGAAACGGGATCAGGGATCCCCCTTCCGGGAGAGCCGCCGCACGCGCTGCATGCCGACATCCATGGCGGTGTCGGTGATCGAGACGACGGTGCCGTGCTTCGCCTCGTACTGGGCCTGGATCAGGACCTCGGTCTTCTGCTCGCCGACCAGCTTCTGGTTCAGGACTTCCCGCAATTCATGGATCCCTGCCACGGCCTTCCCGTCGACCGTGATCCGGTCCTGCCCGTCGACCTCCACGATCACCGAAGACTCCTCGAGGTCTTCGATCGTCGGTCCCGGCGCTCCCCCGCCGGCGCCTGCCTCCTCGGCCTGCTCCTGTTCCTGAGGGGGGGACGTCTCCAGGACCTTCTGAGCCGCAAAGGACGCCGTCACCATAAAGAAGATGAGCAGCAGGAACGTGACGTCGACCATCGCGGTCATGTCGATGGCGTCGTTCTCCTGATGCCGCTTCCGCGAGGGATTCCAGTCCTCGTCCTCCTCGTCTTCGCTGTCGACGGGCCGCGTTCCGCGCCGGGTCTCCCCCGCTCCTCCGGCCGCCGCCTCCCGTTTCGCGATGAGCCCTTCGGCAGCCTCTTCTCCTTCGCCCGCATCGAGCGTCGGAACCGGCACCTCTTCCAGGCACGAAGGACAGACGGTCGTCCCGCCTGCCTTCCGCCGGCTGATGCTGAGGAGCTGCTGACAATGCTCGCAGCGGAACTGGATCGGCATCTCGGCTCACCCGCCTGTCTGCTGGAGAGGATGGGTGAGACACGCCCGCCCGAG of Planctomyces sp. SH-PL14 contains these proteins:
- a CDS encoding ExbD/TolR family protein; protein product: MPIQFRCEHCQQLLSISRRKAGGTTVCPSCLEEVPVPTLDAGEGEEAAEGLIAKREAAAGGAGETRRGTRPVDSEDEEDEDWNPSRKRHQENDAIDMTAMVDVTFLLLIFFMVTASFAAQKVLETSPPQEQEQAEEAGAGGGAPGPTIEDLEESSVIVEVDGQDRITVDGKAVAGIHELREVLNQKLVGEQKTEVLIQAQYEAKHGTVVSITDTAMDVGMQRVRRLSRKGDP